Proteins from one Nicotiana tabacum cultivar K326 chromosome 23, ASM71507v2, whole genome shotgun sequence genomic window:
- the LOC107763698 gene encoding squamosa promoter-binding-like protein 8 yields MLDYDWGEQSSVMLSGEEPNQENDQNHHQFFDPFANTSHQTFTENPSLLNPQQHHFLNTSHQQQNHQFFHPHLNNTSLYDPRCAYETTNYNTHHPPTQGSMPSLHQQPNTGFIMVPKSEPQFMGGAPGVRDFASTSRIGLNLGGRTYFSSSEDDFVNRLYRRTRAVVEGGSVVNTPRCQAEGCNADLTHAKHYHRRHKVCEFHSKAATVIAAGLTQRFCQQCSRFHLLSEFDNGKRSCRKRLADHNRRRRKNQQANIENSNKSQLDSTRNSSSDSLARSPPDSGAHSSSVTVAISPPRISLDCFRQRP; encoded by the exons ATGTTGGACTATGACTGGGGAGAACAATCATCGGTTATGCTTTCAGGGGAAGAACCAAATCAAGAAAATGACCAAAATCACCATCAGTTCTTTGACCCTTTTGCAAACACTAGTCATCAAACTTTCACTGAAAACCCATCTTTACTAAATCCCCAACAACACCATTTTCTTAACACAAGtcaccaacaacaaaatcaccAATTTTTTCACCCCCATTTGAACAACACTAGCCTTTACGACCCACGTTGTGCTTATGAAACCACTAATTATAACACACACCACCCACCCACTCAAGGGTCCATGCCCTCACTGCACCAACAACCAAATACTGGGTTCATAATGGTCCCAAAAAGTGAACCACAGTTTATGGGTGGTGCCCCCGGGGTTCGTGATTTTGCGAGCACGAGTCGGATTGGATTGAATTTGGGCGGGCGGACTTATTTTTCTTCGTCTGAAGATGATTTTGTGAACCGACTTTATCGACGTACTAGAGCAGTGGTTGAAGGTGGTTCAGTAGTGAATACTCCTAGATGTCAAGCTGAAGGTTGTAATGCTGATCTAACACATGCCAAACATTACCATAGGAGACACAAAGTTTGTGAATTTCACTCCAAAGCTGCTACTGTTATTGCCGCTGGCTTGACTCAACGATTCTGCCAACAGTGTAGCAG GTTCCACCTGCTGTCGGAATTTGATAACGGGAAGAGAAGTTGCAGGAAACGTTTGGCAGATCATAACAGAAGGAGGAGAAAAAATCAACAAGCAAACATAGAAAACAGCAATAAGTCTCAACTTGACAGTACCAGAAATTCCTCATCCGACAGTCTTGCAA GGTCTCCACCAGATTCAGGAGCTCATTCTTCATCAGTGACAGTGGCAATTTCACCACCAAGAATCTCACTGGATTGTTTTaggcaaagaccatag